The Bosea sp. 685 DNA window GAAGCTCTTGGCGCAGCGCACTGCCGAGGCCTTCTTCGCGAAGGGCTCCAGCGCCTGCGTGCAATCCTCGACCATGCGCTCGAAGAGGGCGCGATCGACATCGACACCGCCATAGCGCTCGGCGACTGTGACGACACCGATCGGCAGCGAAGCCCATTCGCGGATACGCGCGGCTGGATCACGCGCCTCGTTGCGCCCGCCCATCCAGATGATCTCGGTCGAGCCGCCGCCGATGTCGAAGACGATGACGCCTTCGGCGGCCGGGTCGGCGAGCGCGGCGCAGCCAGAGACTGCGAGCGAGGCCTCGGTGCGCTGGTCGACGATCTCGAGTTCGAGCTCGGCTTCGTCCGCGACGCGGCGGACGAATTCGAGCCCGTTGGTCGCGGCGCGGCAGGCTTCCGTCGTCACCAACCGGGCGCGGGTGACGCCGCGATTCGTCATCTTGGTCTGGCAGACCTTCAACGCCTCGACGGCGCGATCCATCGCCGCCTCGCCGAGCTTGCCGCTCGCGGCCAAGCCCTCGCCGAGCCGGACGATGCGCGAAAAGGCGTCGACGACGCGAAAGCCGTGCTGCGCGGGCCTGGCGATCAGCAGGCGGCAGTTATTGGTGCCGAGGTCGAGCGCGGCATAGGTGGCGGCGGGCGGGCGCTGCGCATAGGCGTGCACGGGCAAGGGGGCGAGCGTGTCATGAGGCATCGTGTCATGGGGCATCACGTCACGGGGCATCGCGCCGATCATGAGCGAATCGACGCTATGGGCCTGCACCGGCGCCATGGTCGCGACACCTTGCTCTTGCCGGTCCTCCACCGCCACCGCTTCCAATCCCCTGACCGCCCGCAGGCGCTTTCACGCCGCGGCGGGAGCCGGACAACACGCCCGGCCGCTTGCTTCGGAAGCGAGCGTAACAACAGCACGATGGCAGTGCCAAGCGGAACCTTTCGCCGCAGTCGACCCCGGCCATCATGCTGTCCATCATGCTCTTGCCGCGCGCTCCCGGTTTCGGCCAGTCTGCGGGCAGGTCGCGGCAAGTCGATCATCAACTGGGCAGGGACGGAAGCCTCATGGGCGCAGCACGCCATATCCTCGCGATCGACCAGGGAACGACCTCCTCGCGCGCGATTCTGTTCGATGAGGGATTGCGCGCCGTCGCCAGCGCCCAGCAGGAATTCACGCAACATTTCCCTGCCTCGGGCTGGGTCGAGCATGAGCCGGAAGACCTGTGGGAGAGTGTGCTGGCGACCTGTCGCGAGGCGATCGCGAAGGCGGGCCTCAGTGCGGGCGATGTCGCTGCGATCGGAATCACCAATCAGCGCGAGACCACGCTGGTCTGGGACCGCAGCACGGGCCACGCTATCCACCGCGCCATCGTCTGGCAGGACCGGCGCACGGCGGACGCTTGCGCGAAGTTGGTCGAGGCAGGGCATGAGGCGCTTGTCGCCGAGCGGACGGGCTTGCGGATCGACCCCTATTTCTCTGCGACCAAGATCGCCTGGCTGCTCGACAATGTGCCAGGCGCCCGCCGCCGGGCGGAGGCCGGGGAACTCGCCTTCGGGACGGTCGATTCATTCCTGCTCTGGCGGCTGACCGGTGGGGCGGTGCATGCGACCGACGCGACCAATGCCGCGCGCACCATGCTGTTCGACATCAGGCGCGGCGCCTGGGATGCGGAGCTGCTGGCGCTGTTTGGGGTTCCAGCAGCGCTCCTGCCCGAGGTCAAGGATTGCGCCGCGCTGTTTGGCGAGAGCGCGCCGGAGCATTTCGGCAAGCCGATCCCGGTGCGCGGCATCGCTGGGGACCAGCAGGCGGCGACGATCGGGCAGGCCTGCTTCTCGCCCGGCATGGTGAAGTCGACCTATGGCACGGGCTGCTTTGCCTTGCTCAATACGGGGGCTGCGCCGGTTGCCTCGAAGCACCGGCTGCTCAGCACCATTGCCTACCAGTTCGGCGGCGAACGAACCTATGCGCTGGAGGGCTCGATCTTCATCGCGGGAGCGGCGGTGCAATGGCTGCGTGACGGGCTCGGCATCATCGAAAAGGCGAGCGAGACCGGGCCCCTGGCGCAAGCGGCCGATCCGGCGCAGGAGGTCTATCTGGTGCCGGCCTTCGTCGGCCTTGGCGCGCCGCATTGGGATGCGCAGGCGCGCGGCGCGATGTTCGGACTGACGCGCAACAGCGGTCCGCGCGAATTCGCCCGGGCTGCGCTCGAAAGCGTCTGCTACCAGACACTCGACCTGATCGAGGCGATGCGGGCCGACTGGCCGGCAGCGGGGCAGGGCCAGTCGGTATTGCGTGTCGATGGCGGCATGGTGGCCTCGGACTGGACGATGCAGCGGCTGGCTGACATTCTCGACCTCGCCGTCGATCGCCCCTCGGTGCTGGAGACCACGGCGCTGGGCGCGGCCTATCTCGCCGGGCTGGATGCGGGGCTGCTGCCGGAGCCCGATCGTTTCGCCGATCTCTGGCGGCTCGACCGGCGTTTCTCGCCGGCGATGGCCGGGAGCGAGCGGGAGCGTAAGGTCGCAGGTTGGCGCGACAGCGTGCGCCGGACCTTGAGTGGAGCGTGAGCTCCACTCTCAGCCTTGAGCCAATGCCTCGAGCTTTTTGAGGTCGGTGATGGTCATGGTCTTGCCGTCGACCGCGATGCCGTGCTCGCGCAGGACATTGAACAGCCGCGACAGATTGGCCGGGGACATGCCGAGTTCATAGGCCAGGGCGCGTTTCGAGAAGACGATCTCGACGGTCGCGGAGCGACCGCTCGGGTCCATCTCGGCCAGAATCCATTGCGAGAGCCGCTGTTCCGCCGTCCGCAGCTTCTGATCGAGAAGCCGGTGCGTCATCGCCAGATAGGTCCCCGAGACATGAACCAGCGCGGCGTTGCAGACGGACTGGTCGTCGCGCACCGCCTTCAGGAAGGCCGCCGCTTCGATGGCGATGGCTTCGCAAGCCTCACGCGTGACGATCGACAACGCGGCGGGTTGATTTCGCATGGTCGCGGCGACCTCGAACACCATCGGCGCCGTTGTCGTGGCGAGGATGGTTTCGGCATCGTTCAACCGGGCCCAGGCTTCGATGGAGCCGGAGCGCAGGCAGTAGATGTAGCGCGGAACCTGGCCGACCTGGTTGATCTCGATGCCGGCCGAAAAGGACTGAAAGATGCAGCTTGGCGCGAGATCGCGCAGCGTGGCTTCCTGTGCGCCGGAGAACATGGCGAATGTCCTCAGCGCCGATATGGCGATGTCAGGCATCATCATGCTCGTGACGTTTTGCCTGGCCGAGCTTCATTCGATCCGGCGAGAAGTTGGCCCAGACCGCCGGCCGCGACGCGCTGCAATGATGCCGCCGCGGCCGCCGCGGCAGATCTGTCAGATCAGTAGTCAGAAATTGGTTATATAGAGTAGACATCTTCACTTTTCGAAGATTTCGAGCGTGTTCGGAAAGCCCGCGATTCATTTATGCAGGTATAATATCAATCCTGCGTTGCGCTACCTCATCACGGTTGCAGCATCGCCTTTCGTCATGCGTTGCAGCATTGGGCGCAGGCCTATTTTGCAGGGATGGAGGCAGGTTCCTTCCGGAGCGCTCCATGGTTTGCCTGTCCGCCCCACCGTGCCGAGGAGGGGATTGCGGGGGCGTAGTTGATGGGCTTGCAAGGGCGCGCGGCCGTCCCCTGCATTGAACGGGCGCCGGGCTGTGTTGCGCGCAGGCCTGTGCAGTGTCCGGTTCGGAATTCCAGGCTTCTCTGGAATCGATATAAACTACTGTTGTTGCAGAAGAAATTTCGATTTGCTATGGCACGTCGCAGTGCCGCCGAGTTGCCGTGACCACGCGGATTGCGCGTGGTTCGGCAATGTCCGAGCCTTCACAGCCAGCCCGTTTTGGGGTGAGCGAGCCGTTTCTTGGATATGCGCCCTCCGCTCGGCCGTGTCGGATTTAAGCCGCAACGGGACCGTAAGGACCCAGGGCGCTGACGATTGGGACCAGACTCCGCGATGGATCGCAGGAATCGTATCATCCGCCTGGAAGCGAACCGGCAGGCCAAGGCCGGCCGTTGCGAGCAGGCGCGTTGCGATCTGGATTGCCGCGCAGCGTCGATGCGGCGGCCATGAGCTTGGGTCGTGATGTGGGCATGGGTCGCGATGTGAACATCTCGCGCTTCTGGCCGGGCGCCCTGCGCTGGAGCGTGGCGGCGCTCGTCGTCGTCGGCGCCCATGCCGGGGCCGGTTGGACGATCCTGAACTGGCAGCAGGCCGAGGCCGCGGTGGGTGAGCCGCCGGCGGCCGTGATGATCGAACTCGCGCCGATCGCGGTCGCACCCGAAGCGCCGCCGCAGGAGGTCGCTCCCGGTCCCGAAATGGTCGAGGCCCAGCCGGAGCCTGTACCTGAACAGGTCGTCGAGAAGCCGCCCGAGGAGACGC harbors:
- a CDS encoding Ppx/GppA phosphatase family protein, with amino-acid sequence MPRDVMPHDTMPHDTLAPLPVHAYAQRPPAATYAALDLGTNNCRLLIARPAQHGFRVVDAFSRIVRLGEGLAASGKLGEAAMDRAVEALKVCQTKMTNRGVTRARLVTTEACRAATNGLEFVRRVADEAELELEIVDQRTEASLAVSGCAALADPAAEGVIVFDIGGGSTEIIWMGGRNEARDPAARIREWASLPIGVVTVAERYGGVDVDRALFERMVEDCTQALEPFAKKASAVRCAKSFHLLGTSGTVTTVAGIHLGLARYDRRVVDGLWMRQEDILTVIDQLVEMDYAARAANACIGRERADLVLAGCAIFEAIRRAFPSDRVRIADRGLREGILLRMMHEDRAWWRRRQA
- the glpK gene encoding glycerol kinase GlpK, giving the protein MGAARHILAIDQGTTSSRAILFDEGLRAVASAQQEFTQHFPASGWVEHEPEDLWESVLATCREAIAKAGLSAGDVAAIGITNQRETTLVWDRSTGHAIHRAIVWQDRRTADACAKLVEAGHEALVAERTGLRIDPYFSATKIAWLLDNVPGARRRAEAGELAFGTVDSFLLWRLTGGAVHATDATNAARTMLFDIRRGAWDAELLALFGVPAALLPEVKDCAALFGESAPEHFGKPIPVRGIAGDQQAATIGQACFSPGMVKSTYGTGCFALLNTGAAPVASKHRLLSTIAYQFGGERTYALEGSIFIAGAAVQWLRDGLGIIEKASETGPLAQAADPAQEVYLVPAFVGLGAPHWDAQARGAMFGLTRNSGPREFARAALESVCYQTLDLIEAMRADWPAAGQGQSVLRVDGGMVASDWTMQRLADILDLAVDRPSVLETTALGAAYLAGLDAGLLPEPDRFADLWRLDRRFSPAMAGSERERKVAGWRDSVRRTLSGA
- a CDS encoding helix-turn-helix domain-containing protein, with product MPDIAISALRTFAMFSGAQEATLRDLAPSCIFQSFSAGIEINQVGQVPRYIYCLRSGSIEAWARLNDAETILATTTAPMVFEVAATMRNQPAALSIVTREACEAIAIEAAAFLKAVRDDQSVCNAALVHVSGTYLAMTHRLLDQKLRTAEQRLSQWILAEMDPSGRSATVEIVFSKRALAYELGMSPANLSRLFNVLREHGIAVDGKTMTITDLKKLEALAQG